The region ATTGGTATGGGCCTGGGCCCACTTTCCTTCTCCGTCAATTCTTCAAATATAAATAAGCTGTTATATGGATTTTCAATATAAAGCTTTACATTGTCGTTTTCCAACAATGTGGCGAGAAGCCGAGAAATAAGAGTGgcaacaaattattgtgtgtagTGCTCTATAGATCATGACTCAAAATGATGTCGcttgttaaaaaaattgttagtcAATAATGTCATTTGCTGCTATcgtttatgtgttagaataatgaatttttggttaaaatagtgtatattactccgtataaattaGAATAACATACTTTATGTgctagaataatataatatatgtattagaataatgtactttatgtgttagaataataaactttttgggtaagataatgtattttatgaattagaataatgtactttatctgttagaataatatactttatgtgttaaaataatgatccttctgggtaagataatgtattttatgagttataaaaatgtactttatgcaTTAGGATAATATACTTTGTGttataaaatgtattttatgcgttcgaataatgtactttgtgCTTTAGAATGATGTACTTTGCGTCGTTTTAGTCCGTGGTGCACAAAACCGTGTGGATCacggttcacacaataatgattgtaagAGTAGCATATGTCGATTGATCAATCATTATATACTATGTAATTGTTTTATAATGGACTAGCGTTCATATTGCATTTTGAACTctggtccaaaaattatgtgtctgcagttaacgCATTCTATATATGcagttaaatttttttgtatcaGTAACCGAATTGAAGACACATATCAcgataattacagacacataacatgataattacagacacataaattgttaactacaggtacaaaatatgttaactgcagacatAAGATATTGATTGACAtgttatgtgtttgcagttaacatatttgtACTTGTAGTTAATAGTTTATGTGTCTGTATTTACCATGTGATatgtcttcaatttttttttataagtatagAAACGATTAACTACAGATACAGAATGTCTAAATTACAGATATAGAATCcgaaggttatttttggatcagggtccacaatgcaatgtagatcctggtccatgatataatttgcctataCTATGGTCCACCTTAGCTTACAAGATGGACCATTGatataatgtttattattagtattagtttTATACGTGCATTGCACGACTGATTTAATGctcaatatttgtatttaaataagtaattcaaagtatatcaatgcaatattatatatgagaagtctATTATAGTtggcattaaaattaatgtttaatttgtacatttaaaaaaaaaacaaatctaaatACTTATTCCAGTTGATATGGTAATAggtaatatatattactttagtTGTAATTACTCTAAGTTTTCTTAATTCGTTTTTGGATAGATTTATCATTGTCTTTGCCTTTATTGTTAGTATGCTTCTTTTTGCTGGTAGTGTCTCATGTGTAATTGGGTTACTGGTGCTAGTTTGCATAAAGAACAACTTTGatctaattagttttgttacattaaagaaatagatCAATGAAATTTCTAATTTGATTcccttatactaatatttataaaattgaccatgtcatttttttttatcattgatCATCCTAGATGAATGGATCAAATTAGTCTACACATATCACGAgaactgatatatatatatagtaatatatatatatatatatatatatatatatatatatatatatatatatatatatatatatatataaactaaatcattcataataatacaaaaatataattaaaatattgagactattatgaaataataatattaatactaataatataaatatttatagtaataataataagaaagccgagagcaaagaaagaagaagctaATGATATTTGATGAGTGATGATTCTAGTGTAAAAATTACAGAGTTAAGGgggggtatttatagtgttcagaaatgaataaacaaatattaaatgtacaaTAATAAACACATAACTGTGCCAGTCTAGTTGGATAAGTCTGAAGCCTAAAAGCTGAGCCTCTCCTGAATTCCCATGTTCGAATCCTGTAGGCTCCacctaattttgttgtttagcTGATTGGATTGTTGCTCAAGACTTCCAGTAAGCAGTTATATACACATAGACATAACATCAATAGCAATAGTGTATGCAGTTTAATGGATGGACTCCCAACATATGAACAAGAGGTCAAGAGCTCAAATTCTTGCTTGGACATTcactattttgttttatttcataacactcccccttggatgtcCAAAGGAGGAACATtatattgcctcgttaaaaaccttaccaaagaaaaacccagtgggaaaaaaaactttggttaaggaaaaaagagtacaataatATGCTCCCCCTGTTTATGACATCACTGAAGATCTTTGAGATGACGCATACCGATTCCACGAACTAATTTCTTGAACGTAGTTGTGGGTAGCGCTTTGGTGAACAAATCAGCTAAGTTGTCACATGAACGAATTTGTTGAATATTGATCTCATTTTTCTTCTGAAGGTCGTGAGTAAAGAAAAACTTTGGCGAAATGTGCTTTATTCTGTCTCCCTTGATGTATCCTTCCTTCAACTGAGCGATGCATGCTGCATTGTCCTCATATATGGTTGTTGCTGTATTATCCACAGACAGACCACATGCTCCTCTGATGTATCGAGTAATTGATCTAAGCCACACACATTCTCGACTTGCTTCATGAATAGCGATTAGCTCAGCATGGTTTGAAGAAGTGGCAACCAATGTTTGTTTAGTGGAACGCCAAGATATGGCAGCACCTGCactcataaataaataaccaGTTTGGGATCGCGCTTTATGCGGATCCGAAAGATATCCAGCATCTGCGTATCCATCCAACTCCAATTTGGAAtctttttcataaaatagtCCCAAATCAATTGTTCCTTGGAGGTAACGCAATATATGTTTTATGCCATTCCAGTGCCTTTGTGTTGGACAAGAACTATATCTTGCTAACAGATTAACAGAAAATGCAATATCAGGCCTTGTGTTATTAGCAAGATACATTAGTGCACCTATTGCACTAAGATATGGCACTTCCGGACCAAggatttcttcatcatcttccttAGGTCGGAAAGGATCATTTTTCATCTCAAGGGATCGAACAACCATTGGACTGCTCAATGGATATGCTTTGTCCATATAAAATCTCTCAAGGACTCTTTTGGTATAATTTGATTGATGGACAAATATCCCTTTATCCAAATGTTCAATCTGTAGGCCCAAACAGAATTTTGTTTTTCCAATATCTTTCATCTCAAATTCCCTTTTCAAATAATCTGCTGTTTTTGGGATTTCATCAGGAGTCCCGATGATGTTTAAATCATCAATATAAACAGcgattataacaaatccatgaTTAGATCTTTTTATAAAAACACATGGACAAATTGGATCATTAGTATAACCTTCTTTTAGTAAGTATTCACTAAGTCGGTTATACCACATGCGCCCTGATTGTTTCAGTCCGTATAAAGATCTTTGTAACTTTATCGAATAAAGTTCTCGAGGACTTGTTTTATGCCTTTCCGGCATTTTCAATCCTTCAGGGACTTTCATGTATATGTCACTATCAAGTGAGCCATACAGATAAGCTGTTACAACATCCATTAGTTGCATATTTAGCCTTTCATGCACAGTTAGGCTAATGAGGTATCTTAATGTTACAGCATCCACTACAGGGGAATATGTTTCATCATAATCGATACCTGGTCTTTGAGAGAATCCTTGAGCCACGAGTCTTGCTTTGTACCTTGTGAcctcatttttctcatttcttttcGGACAAAGACCCATTTGCAACCCATAGCTTTTACCTTTTCAGGTGTTCGAATGATTGGGCCAAATACCTTTCGTTTTTCAAGAGAATTCAATTCTGCTTGCATTGCTTCTTTCCATTTAGGCCAATCGTCCCTATTTTGACATTCATGAATGGATCTTGGTTCTTGATCCATCTCATCATTCATGATACTTAATGctacattatatgcaaaataagCATTCAAACTAACTTCACTTCTATTGCATATATCTTTAGCATTAGTATAATTTATCaacatttcttcatttttctcaatttctggCGAATGAATTTCTCCAGGGATCTCATTCCCTTCAGattcatttctttgatttttctcATGAATGTCCTTATTCTCACTAAGATCATTCTTTGTATTGACCTTTCTTTTTCGAGGATTTTTATCCTTCGAACCAATAGGTCTTCCGCGCTTCAGGCGTACTTGAGATTCATTTCCAGTTTGATCTTTTGGAATGTCAATACTAGCAGGGACATTAGCTGCTGGGATATGAGATTTTGTTACCCTTTTCGGATCAGCAAATGCATCCGGCAGTTTATTTGCCAATTCTCGCAAATGAATTATCCTTTGAACTTCTTGTTCACATTGTTGAGTTCTAGGATCTAGATGAAGCAATGATGGAGTATTCCATGTTATTATTCTTtccacaactttattttcttctcttaatGTTGGAAAGAATGCTTCATCAAAATGGCAATCTGCAAATCGTGCAGTAAACACATCTCCCGTTAATGGctccaaatatttaattatagagGGAGATTCATATCCAACATATATTCCTAATCTCCTTTGAGGACCCATTTTAGTCCGTTGCGGTGGAGCAATAGGAACATATACTGCACAACCAAATGttctcaaatgagaaatattaGGTTCCTGACCAAAGGCTAATTGCAATGGAGAATACTTATGATAACTTGTGGGCCTAATACGAATTAGGGCTGCTGCATGCAAAATTGCATGCCCCCATACATTTGATGGGAGTTTACTTTTCATAAGTAATGGTCTAGCTATTAATTGTAGCCTTTTGATAAGTGATTCTGCTAGACCATTTTGCGTGTGAACATGCGCTACTGGATGTTCAATATCAATCCCAAGTGATATACAATAATTGTCAAAAGCTTGGGATGTAAATTCTCCAGCATTATCCATTCGGATTGATTTAATTGGATGGTCGGGAAAATGTGCTTGTAGCCTTATTATTTGAGCAAGCAATCTCGCAAATGCCATATTACGAGATGATAATAAGCACACATGTGACCATCTTGTTGACGCATCAATTAGGaccataaaatatttaaatggtCCACAATGTGGATGTATAGGTCCACATATATCACCTTGAATGCGTTCTAGAAATGCAGGTGATTCAAAACCAACTTTGGTTGTTGATGGTCTTATAATCAATTTCCCTTGAGAACATGCAGAACAGAAGAATTCATTTCcttgaaatattttatgttccttcaaggtATGGCCATttgtattttcaattatttttctcATCATCACGTATCCAGGATGACCCAAGCGGTCGTGCCAAATCTTAAAATCAGTTAAATTAGTAAACCTTTCGTTTACACTAAGATTGGCTTCaatgacatttatttttgtgcaaTATAAACCAGAGGGAAGTGCATGGAATTTTTCCATCACATATTTCTTTCCCGATATTGCCTTTATAATTTGAAGGAATTCTTGATTCACTTCCTTAACAGTCTCAACATGATATCCATTACTTCGGATATCCTTAAAGCTTAGCAAATTTCTATGAGACTTTGGAGAGAACAATGCATTATCAATCATCAATTTTGTTCCTccaggcaataatatattggctCTTCCAAAGCCTTCAATCATTTTTGCACTACCACTTATTGTAGTGACAAATGCCTCATTTCTTTTCAAAAGgcaaaaatattttgcatttttAAGAATTGTATGTGTAGTTGCACAATCCACAATACATACATCTTCTTCATTTGCCTTGGATTTAACCACAAGTGATGATGTATTCATTTCTTCAAGCAAAGAGATAGATTTTATTAGATATATTACAAAAGCAGTACAAAAAAAGtacaacagaaagatctaaacGATCTTAAACATGCAAGCTtagaaatattaacaaaaagaTCTTAACGATCTTAAACAACAAGCTTGAAACATTAATTTAGATTTTCAACTGGCCCAAGATAATCTTCAACATCCAACTGTGTGTCAACAAAATCGTCTTCCATAAAAACATTGTTGGACTCTATATTTGCTTTTCCTTTCAGGGATGCCTGATAGAGGTCCACAAAGTGCTTTGATGTATGACAAACGCGCTCCCAATGGCCAGTCATGCCACAACGATAACATATGCTTTCAGTACGTTTGGAATAATTTTCACGTTTGTCCTTATCATGTTTTGCACCACTACTTTCCCCTTTTCGATGGtaatttttattcttggaatTGTAACCACCACGACGATTTTGTCCACTACCAGGATTATAACCACGATATCTTCCATTTCCCCGTCTACGGCTATGGCCACGGCCATGGCCcttagcattattattattagacacACTATTCACCTCGGGGAATGGGATTGAGCCAGTAGGACGTGCTTCGTGGTTTTTTAACAACAGCTCATTATTTTGTTCAGCCACCAGAAGACATGAAATCAACTGGGAATATTTAGTAAAACCCTTCTCTCTATATTGCTGTTGTAGCACCATATTCGATGCATGAAAAGTAGAGAAGGTTTTTTCAAGCATATCATCATCAGTGATTTTCTCCCCACATAACAACAACTGAGAGCTTATTTTAAACATAGCAGAATTATATTCGCTCACAGTTTTAAAATCTTGCAAACGCAAGTGAAGCCAATCATAACGGGCTTTTGGGAGAATTACTGTCCTTTGGTGGTCATAtctttctttcaaatttttccAGAGTTCAGAGGGTTCTTTCACAGTAAGATATTCATCTTTCAACCCTTGGTCAAGGTGATGGCGAATGAAAATCATTGCCTTTGCTCGATCTTGAATCGAGGcatcattattttctttaatagtttCATCGAGACCCTTTGCATTTAGATGCATTTCAACATCTAATACCCATGACAGGTAATTTTTTCCAGATATATCAAGTCCCACAAATTCAAGATTTGTAAGGTTTGACATattggtaatattatataaaatataaaatattacgtagtataaaataaaatatgtaaagaaATATTACCTAAGTGATGGTTGAACCCGAGtcctcgtgctgataacgtattatgaaataataatattaat is a window of Ipomoea triloba cultivar NCNSP0323 chromosome 11, ASM357664v1 DNA encoding:
- the LOC115995918 gene encoding uncharacterized protein LOC115995918 is translated as MSNLTNLEFVGLDISGKNYLSWVLDVEMHLNAKGLDETIKENNDASIQDRAKAMIFIRHHLDQGLKDEYLTVKEPSELWKNLKERYDHQRTVILPKARYDWLHLRLQDFKTVSEYNSAMFKISSQLLLCGEKITDDDMLEKTFSTFHASNMVLQQQYREKGFTKYSQLISCLLVAEQNNELLLKNHEARPTGSIPFPEVNSVSNNNNAKGHGRGHSRRRGNGRYRGYNPGSGQNRRGGYNSKNKNYHRKGESSGAKHDKDKRENYSKRTESICYRCGMTGHWERVCHTSKHFVDLYQASLKGKANIESNNVFMEDDFVDTQLDVEDYLGPVENLN